The Methanobacteriaceae archaeon genomic interval TCATATTACCCGGCAAAGCCATAATCCCCAAGAAAATTCACCACGTGAGTGAATTAAAGGTAACTGATGATGTGTTAAGATTCGTTGGAGCATTTGTATTTACCTATTTCGTAGTTTATATTGCCAGTGTAATCCTAGTTCTGCTTTATTACAATAATATTTCCCAAGTAATCTTTGAAGTGGCCTCTGCCCTGAGTAATGTGGGCCTTTCCAGCGGATTGCTGACTGCCAGCTCTCCCCCCCTGGTGAAAATTGTTTTCATCATTGATTTCTGGATGGGACGGTTAGAAATATGGCCTGTGCTTTTATTAGCATTTATAACCATTAAAAATATTTCCAGAAGATAAAGTATCTGGATTTATTTTATTTTATTTTTCTATTTTTAATTTCTTAAAAGTAAAAATAACAATTTATATTCAGTTTTATCTAATAAAATCAAATCTGTCTTATTTTGTAATAATAATCAAATTATTTCAATTAATTATTTTATTTGATTATTGTTTTTAATTGTCAAATACTAAAAATGCACCTAAAATAAATACTTTGAGTAATAAAATATAGGATAAGAGGTGCTTTTATGAAGTCTGATTTACTGCCAATAGTTTTAATTATAGTTATACTGGCCATTGTAGGTGGAGGTATTTTTTATTTCTACGCCTGGACCAGTGATTTTGACCAAGGCGATGTCTTTTTCCAGATACCCGGCGGATGGTCCCAGAACCAGGCCGTGGGTGATTTTAATAATACTGTTTTTTCTCAAGTAGTTTATACCCAACAAATAAAAAATGCGTCCGGTGCTGATCAAGAAGCGTTTATAATAGTTCAAATGCAAAAAATTGGTGGAACTGGGTTTAATGCAACTAGTTTACAGGTTTCTATACTGAATTCATCCAATTCTTCAGTTAGTAACCTGAAAGTAAATGATTACAATGTAATGCAATACACTAGAAATGGTCCAACTGTAGCCAATAAAATCGCTACCATTGACAGTGGAAACTATATGTACATAGTTGAGTATGTATGTCCTCCATCAGTCGCTAATCAGACCGAAGACGCTTATTTAAACATTTTGAAAACATTAAAAATTTCAAAATAGTTTAAAATAAGTAAATACTAATAATTTTTTGCTGGGAAAAAGTAGTATGATTTAGCTATTAATATCAGTGAAAAGTGTATAATATTGAAAACTTGTTTAGTAATTTACTTTAAATAAAAAAATTACAAATAATAAGGTATAGTCTAAAAACATAGGCTTGATTATACATTATTTCATACTACAAATCAATATTAGGTGGTGATTTTAATGCAAATAGAAGAAAAAGTTGTGGCAGAAGAGCAACATGCCTTAATAAATTATATAGGGCCTGTTGAGGATATGGGAGACCTTATAAATGAAATAGCCGCTTGGATAGAAGATAATGCGATTCAGGTTGCAGGATCCCCTTTTGCGATTTATTATACCAGTCCCAAGGACGATGCTGAAAAGGTTACTTATGATATTGGATTTCCAGTACTGGGCGAAATCCAGGGGACATCCCGAATTGTTATAGCTACCATACCAGAGCATACTGTTATTTCAGCCAAATATAAAGGGCCTTACAGTGATTTACCAGACGTTTATAAGGCCATGGTAGAGTTTGTAATGATTAATAAATACGATGTTATTGGTTCACCAAAAGAAATATATTACAACTCTCCAGAGGATGTTTCAGTCAATGAATTAGTTACTGAAGTCCAATTTCCAGTTATTAAAATGGGATAATTATAAAAAGCAAATAAAATAAAATAGTTGGGATTAATAACATTAATTAAAATCCTTTTTAATTAATTTTTTATATTCATTCTATTTTTATTCTACAATTACCTCAATCCAAAGCAGTTCTAGCTATTTCCTTAAATGAATCAGCAATATAATCTATTTGCTCTTGACTCATACCATAAGCACTGCATTTGAACCATTCGGTCTGGCCACGCTTTATTCCCACAATTTTGCGTTTTTTCAGTTCTTCATAAAGGAAAAATCCTCTTCGTGAGTGTTTTTGAGCAATTTCATGGAAGAATGGTGTTTCAAATCTCACCAGATCATGATTAGTAGGCCGCACACCCACTTGTACCACCCCATCAATTTCCTCCATTTGTTCTACAAAATTTCTGGCCTTTTGGACTTCATCGTCCCATTTACTTACTCGTTCAACTAAATGAGGCAAGGATGCCATTAAGGTGGCCACTGGAGCGCCCCTACTGGTACATCCAAGCATCTCAATTTCCTTTTTTTGATGTCTGGAAGATCTTTCAAGAAGTTTATCAGCCCATTCTTCTTTCATCCCCAGAACTCCAATAGGGCCTGATGCAGCCATACTTTTATGACCACTTCCCACTACAAAGTCAACATTTAGTTCTTTAGCATCAATAGGTAGCCTTCCCATGGAATAAGCGCAATTTAAAACCAGTGGGACACCAGCATCCTGGCAAATTTTTCCAATTTTTTTGGCATCAGTTAAATTCCCATAATCGCCATCTACATGGGTCAAAAGGGCCAATTTTATTTCACCTTTCTCATCAATGGCATTTTCTAGAACTTCCCTATATTTTTCAGGAGTTATTTCAAATTCAGGGCCACTATTATTCGGAACTTCAACTATATTTAAAGAATTACGCTCTGCCGCCAGGTGAGTAGTATAATGAGCATTTCCATCCACTACAATGGTGTCCCCTTTATCACATAAAGCATGCATTATCGCAAATTTACCTTCTCTTGCCCCATGAACGGTTCTCACTGCATCAACATTGATAAATTTGGCCAGATCCTCTAAAAATCCTCCAATAGAGGGTTTAGCAATTTCATCTAATCGTCCAGCACAGTAATCACAGACACTGTATCCATCACCAAAATCATAAAGTGCCTCTCTAGCCGCTGCCGAAAGAACTCCTCCCCTTTGAAGGGGGTTTAAGTTCAGATTTTCCCGTTCCACACTCCGAGTAAGGCCATAATTTTGACATTCCATATTATCACCACTATTTAAACAATTAATAAGCTAATTTAATAAAATAATTAATTTTAAGGATTATATAATCCTTAGTTATCCAACAACCCTCAAATCATGAGCCAGAATTTTAGGAATTACAAATGAACCATACTGCCTCACGGGAGATTTAATTTTCTCTGCTGATTTTAAAGAGTCGAAAATGTTTCCAGATAGCATTGCTTTCTTAACCGGGGCCTTTATTTCACCATCTTTGATTATAAAAGCATTGTTGGCTTCCACTGAGAAATCTCCAGAGATAGGGTTAGCTGTGTGTGCCCCTAAAACATCCGTTACTAAAATAGCATCTTTTAATTCAGATAAATCCCTTTGTTTTGTGAATTCTAAAACCAGGTTACTTGGACCCACAGATGGAGTTTCTGCAAAGGAACGACTACCATTTCCAGTACTGGAAGTTTTTCCTTTATGGGCCGTATATAAATCGTATATAAATCCTTTTAAAATACCATTTTCAACTAAAGTCGTTTTTTCTGACGGTGTTCCTTCCCCATCACAGCGAGATGATAAAAGGCCATTTTCCAAGGTACCATCA includes:
- a CDS encoding GyrI-like domain-containing protein, which translates into the protein MQIEEKVVAEEQHALINYIGPVEDMGDLINEIAAWIEDNAIQVAGSPFAIYYTSPKDDAEKVTYDIGFPVLGEIQGTSRIVIATIPEHTVISAKYKGPYSDLPDVYKAMVEFVMINKYDVIGSPKEIYYNSPEDVSVNELVTEVQFPVIKMG
- the pscS gene encoding O-phospho-L-seryl-tRNA:Cys-tRNA synthase, encoding MECQNYGLTRSVERENLNLNPLQRGGVLSAAAREALYDFGDGYSVCDYCAGRLDEIAKPSIGGFLEDLAKFINVDAVRTVHGAREGKFAIMHALCDKGDTIVVDGNAHYTTHLAAERNSLNIVEVPNNSGPEFEITPEKYREVLENAIDEKGEIKLALLTHVDGDYGNLTDAKKIGKICQDAGVPLVLNCAYSMGRLPIDAKELNVDFVVGSGHKSMAASGPIGVLGMKEEWADKLLERSSRHQKKEIEMLGCTSRGAPVATLMASLPHLVERVSKWDDEVQKARNFVEQMEEIDGVVQVGVRPTNHDLVRFETPFFHEIAQKHSRRGFFLYEELKKRKIVGIKRGQTEWFKCSAYGMSQEQIDYIADSFKEIARTALD